In the genome of Candidatus Limnocylindrales bacterium, the window AGTCGGCGTAGTATTGAGGATGCGCAATTAAGCATTCGACATGTTCAAAATCCTTGTCTACATACTCCGGATCAAAATCTAAAGCATGCCCTTTTCCATCGATAACAAAGGTAATTCCCCCATAGGAACGGGAGAGAACTCGAGGATCCAAAGCAGTATTGGTCTGTTTATACTGTTTTAAATAGTTGGAATCTTCATAAATGCCGAACCAGATCGCACCCTCTTCAGGCTGTGAAACGATTCTGAATTCCGGAATAGGGAGCATAAAAATCTCCAACTGTAAATCATGTAAAACCCTCTGAAGGATCTCCGAAAGGTCGATTGGGTAGGTGGTGCTGCCTATAAGAATGGGAATTCGAGTTTCTCCAAACCTGTACACCGGGATATAACCCTTCTCCAGCCATTTCAGAAATCGGCCTTGTTCTGATCGCTGCAAAGACTTATCTTGAATAACTTCACTGGATACAGAAACCTTTTGTTGGGCCATTGCCGGACTTATCCAGAGAAGCAGGACGAAAACCAATGGTATAAGAAGTCGTATAAACTGCATCTTCTCATGAGGATAGAGGGTAATTCTAATTGAAACGTAGAGATCATTTCAGAGATTATATTACCCGCCGAACCCTATCCTTCCCCTCTCTAAGTTTTAATTTTTACCTCTTAGAGGTCAACTCCTGTTGAAATATTTTAAGCTATCAAACGAGATGTTCGACCTACTTGTCTATATTTCTCCTAGCATAAACCCTGCCAATTCCTGTTTCCTTGTTTTCTATTTACTGAAATATAAAACGAAGTAAAGGTTATCTCAAGGATTTTCATTCTTTTAAGATCCTCTTCTGAATATTTCTGAAGAGGTTGAACCAAACCCCCGGGCCGAATATCTGTAGCATTAAGCGAAGAACCCATGGTAAAGATGGAGGATTTTTAGCTTTGTGAGAACCTGTCCTGAACCCTTCCGTTGCCTGATATTTCGGCAAGGGAAAGTCATTCCGCTTCCCCTAAAAGCAGTTCTTGAGTTCCAAAAAAACTTTAAGGAGAAAATAATGATTAACATTTATTAATTTCTACTTGCAAATTTTATTAACCTTTGTTAATTACAATACCATGTCAACAACAAAGGTGCAACGGATGGCTTTAGGCTACTTTTCAGAGGGACGGTTTCCCAAGGAGGAAAGTAACCCCACCTAAGACCCTGAGATCCCATTGATGAGATTCATGGAACAGGATTTACAGGATTTTCTTTCGATTACCTTCCGAGATCTTGTAAATTCCGTCTATTTCCATTCCGTGGAGTTTGTTCCAGTTTATGTCGACTAATACCAGGCTCATGTTCCTTGCCAGTGAAAGGTTTGAGAAAGGTAATACCCTTCGAGGGGCTTTTTTGGTAACAGATGATAAAACCATACCTCTAGAGTTTCGATGTACTCAGCCTGTTCAACCAACCGATCTTCAAAAAATATTGTACGGGCATATCTTGGAGCAGTATGTATTGATTGAATTACTGGCCATGCCGTTAATTCAGGCCGCCCGGGAAAAACCGGATTTGATTTTAGTTCGAAATCCATTTTTCCTGGAACTTCGCCCTAAAATCGAGATCCCTGTTCTATGCCTTCTTAAAGAGACAGAAGGCCGAAGGCATAAAAATATCGAAACCCGACTGCTTCTCGACCGACGGGATCGGATGGATATCATCTTAACGACAGCAGGACCAAGTAAGGAGGCTGTCATTCAGGCTTTATCTAAAATCCAGGGACTTAAGTTTCAACCCCATCAAATTATAGGGCATCTTCCTTATACAATTGGAAAAAATGTCTCCAAAGAAACGGCCCAGAAGATTCGTATTCTTCTTGAAAAGGCTGGAGCGACGGTAAAGCTGACCCCCTCTATTCAAAAGACCACATTTTCTACACAGATTATTCAGGACGACCAGATTCTTCATTCCGAGTCCGGTCGGTTTGAGTCTCTCATCTTAATAACCCATCGGGATTTTGCCGATGAACGAAGTCAACAGCGGATTATTCTCAACCAGATATTTAAACAATACAACTTAATTGAACCCTTTGATCGTATTGCAGCGGCGCTGAAACAAGTTCATGCACAAAATTTGGATACAAGATCCCTCTCTATCTAAACCCGACATTTCCGACGATCTGACCCCACCGTGGAGGGTAACTTTATCCCCCATTGAGTTACGGGTTATAGAATGTCGGGGAGATGAGGCCTCCTCGGTAGTAGGCCATACTCTGGAGGTAAGGAACTCCTTACTCCCGGTTTATGGTTCATTATCCTTTATCCACTTCTCCCCTCTCCAACCTCCTGGAATACAAGGAAAAATATTTTATGGGGAGGCTTCTCTTCAAGAAGAAACTACTTCTGGAACGAGGCTTCCTATTCGTCCTTCTAAAACGGAGGGGTTGCCTGTTCGATCTTTACAAAGAAGTAAAAATATCTCGTGGGACCTCATTTATTCTCTGTTAACCCCATCCGGCAGTCTCAGCCTTCCCGGAGAACTTTATTCCTATCAGCGGATAGGAGTAGAGTTTTTAATCTCTCACCCGGAGGCTCTATTAGCCGATGAAATGGGAACAGGCAAGACCGTTATGACAACGGTTGCCATTAAAATTTTATTTCAACAGAATAAAATCCGAAAAGCCCTGATTGTTTGTCCACTCAGTATGGTAGGAGTTTGGGAAGAACACCTAGATAAATGGGCACCGGGTTTATCTTTGTTAACAATGCGAGGGGGGCGAGAAACCCGTAAATGGATCTGGGAATGTCCTGTCCAGATTTTGTTGACAACCTTTGATACCTTACGAAGTGACCTGCTGGATGAAGATTCTTTTATAAGCCGGGATATGTTAAAGGAGATTGATTTGGTAGTGGTGGATGAGGCACAAAATATCAAAAATTCTTCCAGTGGGCGAAGCCAGGCGGTAAAAAAAATTCCTGCGCGGTGGCGTTGGGCATTGACCGGAACGCCTTTAGAAAATCGATTGGAGGATTTAAGTTCGATATTTGAATTTGTTAAGCCCAATTGTCTACCTCAGAATGGATTAACTCCAAAGTTGGCCCAGCAACTCGTTAAACCGTATTTATTAAGGCGGCTTAAACGAGATGTTATGAAGGATCTTCCTCCTAAAATTAAGCAAGACACCTGGCTGGAATTAGATGCCTTCCAGCGTCGAGCTTATCAAAGGGCCCTTTATCAAGGCCAACATCATCTTGAACGGATGGGTCGAAAGGGTTCTACTTCTCCACTACGGGCTCATATCTTTGCCATTATTCAGACCCTTAAACAGATTTGTAATTTTGCCCCAGGAAAAGCCACCAGTCCTAAAACAGAAGCCCTCATAGAGTTGGTTGAAAAAATCCTTGCCAATGGAAAGAAAGTACTTGTTTTCTCCCAGTATCAGGAAGAGGGTGTTTACAAATTAGCAAAAGCCCTTGAAGCCTATGGGGTTGTGATATATACGGGAACAATGTCCGAACGAGAGCGTCAAAGTGCAATAGCTACTTTTCGTCGCAGCCCGAATAAATCGATCTTCCTGGCCTCCGTACGATCTGCCGGGGTTGGATTGACGCTGACGGAGGCTAATTATGTTGTTCACTTTGATCACTGGTGGAATCCGGCCCTCATGTGGCAGGCAGAAGATCGGGCTCACCGAAGAGGACAAACCGAACCCGTTCATATCTACCATCTCTGGATGCGAAATACGATTGAAATGCAGATTTATAATAAACTGAAAGAAAAGGGACTACTTTTTCAGGAAGTCATGGAGGATCTTTCATCGGAAGTTGTGGAAAATTCCATTACAACCGAAGAATGGTTAGAAATGCTGGGTCTAAAATCCCTTTCCCGATAGCCTTCCTCACCTTCGCATTTTCTCTTAAGTTATTGATTTATCCACACTTCCAACCCCTCCATACTTCCATACTCCCACACCCCCCTACTTCCATACTCCCATACTTCGACCTTCTTCGTGGATAAAATAGAATGAATTCGGGATTGACAGGAAGGATAAAAGGTTAATTGTAATAAGAAGGGGAAGGGAGGTGAGTGAAGAATGGCTAAAAAAGTGGTAGTTTATCATTCAACCGGTTGAAGACCCTGTCATCAGGCGATGGAGTATCTATCGCAGAAAGGGGTAGCCTTTACCGAAAAAAATGTAAGTGAAGATCCCCAGGCTTTGGAGGAATTATTCCAGCTTGGAAGCCAGGGAACTCCGACGATTCTTATCGATGGAGACATGATCATTGGATTCAACCGGGCCAGGATTGATGAATTACTGAGCAAATAGTTTTACCTGTCCTGGTCGTTTATTGAGGTTTAAGGAAAGACCTCCGAGGTTTAGAAAATAAGGCCCTTCGCACCCCGGAGGTCTAAGAAGTAATTGCTACATCCTCACCGTGATTAGATTTCCGCTTTCATAGCGCCGTAATCCCCTGTAAAAAATCCCAATGGCTCCCAGCAAGCTGCCGAATGCAAAAAGTCCGAAATAAAGCAGGCGCCAGGGACTAAATCCATAAAGCATTTGTACCGGCACGGTTCCCAGAAAAGCGGCAGGGAGAATCGTATAGAGGGTCAGCCGGATAATTCCTTGAAAGATGTCCGCCGGTTTCCTGGCAAATTCCAGTAAAGATGCCAGGGATTCCCAAACGAGGGTGGATTGACCTAACCAGAATGTGAGGGAATGAAAAATAATTAACCAGCTTAAAAATACGGTGGCTCCCAGGAGACTTCCGATGACCAAAAGAGTAAGGGAATAGAAGTTAACCGGGACAAATAAGAGGTAGTATCCCAATCCAACCAGGAGACGCCCTATTCTATTGACACTGGTCCCACTGATCAAAAGGTGAGCCAGCACGTTCTTGGGAAGCGTCAGATAAAAATCTATCCGTCCTTCTCGAATATATTCATTGATATTCCAGATCATTCCTCCAATACCTACATCGACCAGTCCGTAAATCAAACTGTTAAAGGCTACCAGACTTACCAGTTGTTCAAATTTCCAACCGTTGATATCCTGGGTTACCGTAAAAAACAACCTCCAAAAAAAGATATAAATGGACACTTCAACTAAATTTGCAAAAAAGTCTAGAACCACATTGAATCGATATTCTAGATGCGAGTTCAGGTTGATTTTCAGATAAGCCAGGAAGAGTTTTAAATAGGCCATTTTTTGTTTGCTATTCCCTATAGGTTGTGAAAAAGTATGTACCTGAGTTATCTCTGAACAGAAAATTATCCCCCATTAATATCCAATTTCCTGATTGCCTTCCTATATTCTAACAAGAGTAAAGATCCCAAGATAAAAACCCAGAAGATCTGACCTGCCAGGAAGTGAAGGAACAGATCGAATTTAAAATGAATAAAGAGTTTGGCCGGGTAGTAGAAGATGGCACTAAAAGGGGTATAGTCGGCCAGAGGTTTCAAAGAATCAGGCCAGGCATCGATAGGAATAAGCCCACCTCCCAGAACCAGCATAACCGTATTCAAGACCCATACAAAAACCGTAGCCCGCTCGAGCCAGAACGCGGCTATTCCACATATACACTGCAGAATAAAATGGATGAGGAACCCCAGGAAGAGAACCGGAAACAATTGCAAAACCCCTCCCAGGGGAGGAACAAAGGATTTGGCGAAAAAGAGGGCCATTAACAGGGAAATACTGAAGTTAATGATCAAATTAAGTACAACTTTTCCAGAGCTGATACAGTAGGTATACAGGAGGTAGCTATAGGGTTTATTCAGATAATTGGTAATATTTCCACTCTGGACATCCTCTTCGATATTAAGCATGAGGGTATAATCAACACTGAAATGAATCACCTGTACGATAAGAAGATACCAGATGAGTTCCTGTTTATAAATACCTGCCATCTCCTGACGGGTTCCATAGCCGATCAGCCAGAGTTGAACACTTACAAAATAGGCTACCACAATGCTGAGATTTGAGAGAATAAAATCACCCAGATAGACAAAATGATTTTTTAGCTCAATGCTGAAAATGGCCCAGTATTTAATAAATTTCCTTATCACGGATTTCCCCCTATTCTAGTCCCTCCCTTTTATTCCTCTTCCTGTTCTTTATAGATTTGGCGAATAATCTCCTCCAGGGGAGGTTCTGTAATGGTAATATCTTCGATATCATACTGATTCAGAAGCTGGTTGATTACATCCCGAGTGGAATTCCAGTGGGTATCCACGGTAACTTTGAGTTTATAATCAGTTTTCTCTAAAAGTGTACAACCTTTACAGGTAAAGGGGTCTTTCCCAGGGGTGTTGAGGGTTGCTTCGATAACCCTGCGGTGGAGATACGTTTTCTTGAGTCCGTTTACATCTCGATCATAAATGATTTTTCCCAGGTTAAGGATAATAACCCGTTCGCAGAGTGTTTCAATATCTCCTGCATCGTGGGAGGTAATAAAAATCGTGGTTCCCTCGGTACGATTAATGGTTCGGATGTGTTCCCGCAGTATCTGTTTGGCCACCACATCCAGGCCTATGGTCGGTTCATCCAAGAAGATAATGGAAGGTTTGTGAAGAAGGCAAGCCACCAACTCCGCCCGCATCCGCTGACCCAAGGACAATTTTCGTACGGGAGTATGAACAAAACTTTTTATCTCCAATAAATCTATTAAATAATCCAGGCGTTGGCGAAAAGTATGGGAATCCAGTTCATAAATCTTTGAAAAAAGATAAAAGGTTTCCATGGCAGGAAGATGGTACCAGAGTTGGGATTTCTGACCAAAAACAGAACCAATGTGAAAAGATAACTTTTTCCGCTCTTTCCAGGGGTTAAACCCAAGCACCCGAGCTTCACCGGAGGTCGGAAAAAGAATGCCCGTTAGCATCTTGATGGTCGTCGACTTACCAGATCCATTAGGGCCAATAAATGCGAGGGTCTCTCCAGATTTTACAGTAAAGTTTAGATTTTTTACGGCCTCAATCCAACGATACTGGGGTTTGAAGAGAGCCTTGAAGCTATTTTTAAGACCAGGGGGCTTAATCTTAACTCGGAAGGTTTTCGTCAGGTTTCTTACCTCAATGGCATCCATATCCATGGATGATAGGTACAGATTAAAGGATTGTCAAGAGTGAATGACAGAGTAAGCTGAATGACAAGGGTATAAGGAGGAATCGGACCAAGTAATACGTTGAAGAGGTCCTCTTAACAGACTTTACTCCCCTTGGGATTAAACTCCTGGATAAACTAAGGGGTAGGGTTATTTTTTGCTAAAAGACTTCCAGAGTTTTCCTATAAGGGATCGGGTTTGGCTCTAAGGGGTAGGGTTAGTAAACCTCCCGGTTCTCCCAAAGCTTTATAGCAACCGTAAACGGGGTATTTTAGTAAAACCCGGACCCTGGTCCGAGGTTTTACTAAAATACTCCTTAGAGGTTTTCTGAAATTTTACTGGGACCGGTGCTTTTCAGGATTATCAATGTCTGTTGCTATCAATCATCATCATCGTCTTCATTATCATTGTCCTTTTTCTTTCCCTTTAAGGAGAAGCCAGACACAA includes:
- a CDS encoding ribosomal protein L7/L12; translation: MSTNTRLMFLASERFEKGNTLRGAFLVTDDKTIPLEFRCTQPVQPTDLQKILYGHILEQYVLIELLAMPLIQAAREKPDLILVRNPFFLELRPKIEIPVLCLLKETEGRRHKNIETRLLLDRRDRMDIILTTAGPSKEAVIQALSKIQGLKFQPHQIIGHLPYTIGKNVSKETAQKIRILLEKAGATVKLTPSIQKTTFSTQIIQDDQILHSESGRFESLILITHRDFADERSQQRIILNQIFKQYNLIEPFDRIAAALKQVHAQNLDTRSLSI
- a CDS encoding DEAD/DEAH box helicase, with protein sequence MHKIWIQDPSLSKPDISDDLTPPWRVTLSPIELRVIECRGDEASSVVGHTLEVRNSLLPVYGSLSFIHFSPLQPPGIQGKIFYGEASLQEETTSGTRLPIRPSKTEGLPVRSLQRSKNISWDLIYSLLTPSGSLSLPGELYSYQRIGVEFLISHPEALLADEMGTGKTVMTTVAIKILFQQNKIRKALIVCPLSMVGVWEEHLDKWAPGLSLLTMRGGRETRKWIWECPVQILLTTFDTLRSDLLDEDSFISRDMLKEIDLVVVDEAQNIKNSSSGRSQAVKKIPARWRWALTGTPLENRLEDLSSIFEFVKPNCLPQNGLTPKLAQQLVKPYLLRRLKRDVMKDLPPKIKQDTWLELDAFQRRAYQRALYQGQHHLERMGRKGSTSPLRAHIFAIIQTLKQICNFAPGKATSPKTEALIELVEKILANGKKVLVFSQYQEEGVYKLAKALEAYGVVIYTGTMSERERQSAIATFRRSPNKSIFLASVRSAGVGLTLTEANYVVHFDHWWNPALMWQAEDRAHRRGQTEPVHIYHLWMRNTIEMQIYNKLKEKGLLFQEVMEDLSSEVVENSITTEEWLEMLGLKSLSR
- a CDS encoding ABC-2 family transporter protein; protein product: MAYLKLFLAYLKINLNSHLEYRFNVVLDFFANLVEVSIYIFFWRLFFTVTQDINGWKFEQLVSLVAFNSLIYGLVDVGIGGMIWNINEYIREGRIDFYLTLPKNVLAHLLISGTSVNRIGRLLVGLGYYLLFVPVNFYSLTLLVIGSLLGATVFLSWLIIFHSLTFWLGQSTLVWESLASLLEFARKPADIFQGIIRLTLYTILPAAFLGTVPVQMLYGFSPWRLLYFGLFAFGSLLGAIGIFYRGLRRYESGNLITVRM
- a CDS encoding ATP-binding cassette domain-containing protein, with the protein product MDAIEVRNLTKTFRVKIKPPGLKNSFKALFKPQYRWIEAVKNLNFTVKSGETLAFIGPNGSGKSTTIKMLTGILFPTSGEARVLGFNPWKERKKLSFHIGSVFGQKSQLWYHLPAMETFYLFSKIYELDSHTFRQRLDYLIDLLEIKSFVHTPVRKLSLGQRMRAELVACLLHKPSIIFLDEPTIGLDVVAKQILREHIRTINRTEGTTIFITSHDAGDIETLCERVIILNLGKIIYDRDVNGLKKTYLHRRVIEATLNTPGKDPFTCKGCTLLEKTDYKLKVTVDTHWNSTRDVINQLLNQYDIEDITITEPPLEEIIRQIYKEQEEE